The following coding sequences are from one Gemella haemolysans ATCC 10379 window:
- a CDS encoding type II toxin-antitoxin system HicB family antitoxin — protein MKYRYYSVFTQEKDYIDITFPDLKGCITFSDNLEQALHMSKEALEGYLLVLEDEKMSIPKPSTYQELQAKLNDNQQLQLISVDTDFIRRREENKAIE, from the coding sequence ATGAAATATAGATATTATTCAGTATTTACACAAGAAAAAGATTATATAGATATAACATTTCCAGATTTAAAAGGTTGTATTACTTTTAGTGATAACCTAGAACAAGCGTTACACATGAGCAAAGAAGCTCTAGAGGGTTATTTATTAGTATTAGAAGATGAAAAAATGAGTATACCTAAACCCAGTACATATCAAGAGTTACAAGCTAAATTAAATGACAATCAACAATTACAATTAATTAGTGTTGATACTGATTTTATTAGACGTAGAGAAGAAAACAAAGCAATAGAGTAA